The sequence below is a genomic window from Cedecea neteri.
AATTCATGACTCCGACCGCCTGGCCATGTGGCGCGGTAACGGCGAGTGGATTTGCCGCCCGCTGAATAATCCGCAGAAACTTCAGTTCAACGCCTTTATGGACGAGAACCCCAAAGGCTTTGGCCTGCTGCAGCTGGATCACGACTTTGCCAGCTACCAGGACATCATGGGCTGGTACAACAAGCGTCCGAGCCTGTGGGTGGAGCCGCGTAACAAGTGGGGTAAAGGCACCGTTGGCCTGATGGAAATCCCGACCACCGGCGAAACGCTCGACAATATTGTCTGCTTCTGGCAGCCGGAAAAACCGGTCAAAGCCGGGGATGAGTTCGAGTTTAAATATCGCCTCTACTGGAGCGGTCTGCCGCCGGTGACGACGGATCTGGCCCGCGTTTACGCCACCCGCACCGGGATGGGCAGCTTCCCGGAAGGCTGGGCGCCGGGCGAACACTTCCCGGAGAAATGGTCCCGCCGCTTTGCTATCGACTTTATCGGGGGCGACCTGAAAGCCGCCGCGCCGAAGGGCATTGAGCCGGTGATCACGCTCTCCAACGGCGAAGCGAAACAGATTGAGATCCTCTACGTAGAACCGTTCGACGGCTACCGAATTCTGTTTGACTGGTACCCTACCAACGACTCTACCGACCCGGTCGAGATGCGCATGTTCCTGCGTTGCCAGGGCAAAGCGATCAGTGAAACCTGGCTTTACCAGTACTTCCCGCCGCCGCCGGACAAACGTAAATACGTCGACGACCGCGAAATGCGTTAATCACCAGCCCCGCCGCGTAAAAGCCGCGGGGCTTTTTTATGCCCGTTTCACCGTCTCGTCCTCTTATTGCATAAATACTCTTTCATAATGAATTTCTATATGTTCACTTTTGGCGGTGTTTTAAATCTCGTGCGTTGCCACAAAAAAGTGACATAAGATAACTGTCACCTTCTAATAAAAGCGGGAGTCGCGCGTGGAACAACAGCAGGCCTGGCAGGATGAAGTGATCGCGGTTAATGATGACATCGAGCTGCATTCGGTGAATGAGCGGTTCGTCAAAGACGTTTTTGTCCTGGTGCAGCGTAACAAGAGCTGGCTGCAAAAGGCGATGAACTGGCCGCAGTATGTTGTTTCCGAGGACGACACCCGCAAAACGCTGCAGGGGAACTATGTTCTCCACCATAAGGGCTACGCGAAGATGTTTATGATCCTCTATCGCGGCGAGCTGGCGGGCGTCTTTTCCTTTAACCAGATAGTCCCGACCGACAAAACGGCCTACATCGGCTACTGGTTAAGCGAGGATCGGCAGGGCAAGGGGATCATTTCCGCCGTGATTGAGGCCGCGATCGGCAAGTATGCGGGGGAAGGGACGGTGCGCCGGTTTGTCATCAAATGTATCGTCACCAACCGGGCCAGTAACCGGGTGGCCCAACGCAATGGCTTCTCCCTTGAAGGCTGCCTGAAACAGGCCGAGTTTCTGAACGACGAGTTCCACGATCAGAATATTTACGGGCGCATTGTTGATTAAAAAATGCCGTAAAACGGCGTGCGGGTAATTCGCTGTGCGCCATTAATATCCTTCATGCCGCGAAGATGAATCAGTTCGCCGCCAAAGCCTTCCACCGCCGCCTCATCATAAATCTGCACGTTGTTTTCGATGAGCACGTTACCCATCACTTTCGCCTCGCCATACACTTGCACATTGTTGTCCAGCAGAACCGGGCCGCCGATAAGCGCCGCGTTACCGTAGACCTGGACGCGGTGCTTGAGCACGCAGTCGCCTTCAATAAGGGCGTTGCCGTAAA
It includes:
- the rimL gene encoding 50S ribosomal protein L7/L12-serine acetyltransferase, whose translation is MEQQQAWQDEVIAVNDDIELHSVNERFVKDVFVLVQRNKSWLQKAMNWPQYVVSEDDTRKTLQGNYVLHHKGYAKMFMILYRGELAGVFSFNQIVPTDKTAYIGYWLSEDRQGKGIISAVIEAAIGKYAGEGTVRRFVIKCIVTNRASNRVAQRNGFSLEGCLKQAEFLNDEFHDQNIYGRIVD